The following coding sequences are from one Lolium rigidum isolate FL_2022 chromosome 6, APGP_CSIRO_Lrig_0.1, whole genome shotgun sequence window:
- the LOC124666866 gene encoding glucan endo-1,3-beta-glucosidase 14-like has product MERRASSSLLLCLLMLSLLNADNTVWAQQKFGINYGQIANNLPDPTRVAGLLQSMNVNKVKLYDADPKVLTAFANTGVEFIIAIGNENIQTMATSPGAARQWVSQHVQPFIPATRITCITVGNEVFGNNDMGMAANLVPAMQAVHDALVAAGLAGQVTVSSAHSAAVLASSFPPSSGAFQESFAPYIKPLLDFHSKTGSAFLFNAYPFFAYKGDPGSVSLPYVLFQPNAGVRDGGLVYDNMLYAQIDAVYAAMKVMGHTDIPVKISETGWPSKGDEDEVGASAQNAAAYNGNLMQRVAMGQGTPLKPNVPVDVFVFALFNENMKPGPASERNYGLFYPNGSPVYTINAGSPGGSSSGGAGSVGRTFDPYSSQNMFSAASRLRRLSLWTLLLVLPMLSALLW; this is encoded by the exons ATGGAGCGCCGCGCCTCCTCGTCGCTCCTGCTCTGCCTCCTCATGCTCTCGCTCCTCAACG CAGACAACACGGTGTGGGCGCAGCAGAAATTCGGCATCAACTACGGGCAGATCGCCAACAACCTGCCGGACCCGACGCGGGTGGCGGGGCTGCTGCAGTCGATGAACGTGAACAAGGTGAAGCTGTACGACGCGGACCCCAAGGTGCTGACGGCGTTCGCCAACACGGGGGTGGAGTTCATCATCGCCATCGGCAACGAGAACATCCAGACCATGGCGACCAGCCCGGGGGCCGCGCGGCAGTGGGTGTCGCAGCACGTGCAGCCCTTCATCCCGGCCACCCGGATCACCTGCATCACCGTGGGCAACGAGGTGTTCGGGAACAACGACATGGGCATGGCGGCGAACCTCGTGCCGGCGATGCAGGCGGTCCACGACGCGCTGGTGGCGGCGGGGTTGGCCGGGCAGGTGACGGTCTCGTCGGCGCACTCGGCCGCCGTGCTGGCCAGCAGCTTCCCGCCGTCCTCCGGCGCGTTCCAGGAGAGCTTCGCGCCGTACATCAAGCCGCTGCTGGACTTCCACAGCAAGACGGGGTCGGCGTTCCTGTTTAACGCGTACCCGTTTTTTGCCTACAAGGGCGACCCGGGCAGCGTGTCGCTGCCGTACGTGCTGTTCCAGCCGAACGCCGGCGTGCGCGACGGCGGGCTGGTGTATGACAACATGCTGTACGCGCAGATCGACGCCGTGTACGCGGCAATGAAGGTCATGGGCCACACGGACATCCCCGTGAAGATCTCGGAGACCGGGTGGCCGTCGAAAggggacgaggacgaggtggGCGCGTCGGCGCAGAACGCAGCGGCGTACAACGGGAACCTCATGCAGCGTGTGGCGATGGGGCAGGGCACGCCGCTGAAGCCCAATGTCCCCGTGGACGTGTTCGTGTTCGCGCTGTTCAACGAGAACATGAAGCCCGGGCCGGCGTCGGAGAGGAACTACGGGCTGTTCTACCCCAACGGGTCGCCGGTGTACACGATCAACGCCGGCAGCCCTGGGGGCAGCagctccggcggcgccgggtcCGTGGGGAGGACGTTCGACCCGTACTCGTCGCAGAACATGTTCTCCGCCGCGTCCAGATTAAGAAGATTATCCTTGTGGACGCTACTGCTAGTATTGCCCATGCTGTCAGCACTCTTGTGGTAG